A single Corallococcus silvisoli DNA region contains:
- the mreC gene encoding rod shape-determining protein MreC, which yields MLSLLKRYRRFLLVTALLLYPLGAFLLGGRRGRDPNFVDRGVIALTAPVQQGLTAGIDGAVAAVRNYLDLRGVRQDNDALRLENLQLRATVQALGETRSENGRLRKLLAYAEASPGAEIPARVVGVNPVAKLLSVRISSGEKDGVFRGMSVVTPDGIVGQVIRSTGGYADVALVTDPQSRVAVRVQRSRARGTAAGAGNGPLNLENMLRTEDVEDGDLIITSGTDGIYPPGLVVGRVTQLEKKEHGMFQGADIQPAVDTSRLEEVLVVGSPYSAMASGGASAEGAQK from the coding sequence GTGCTGTCTCTCCTCAAGCGGTACCGCCGCTTCCTCCTCGTGACCGCCCTCCTCTTGTACCCCCTGGGTGCCTTCCTGCTGGGCGGCCGGCGAGGGCGCGATCCGAACTTCGTCGACCGGGGCGTCATCGCCCTCACGGCCCCCGTGCAGCAGGGGCTCACCGCCGGCATCGATGGCGCCGTGGCCGCGGTGCGCAACTACCTGGACCTGCGCGGCGTCCGTCAGGACAATGACGCGCTGCGGCTGGAGAACCTGCAGCTCCGGGCGACGGTGCAGGCCCTGGGGGAGACGCGCTCGGAGAACGGGCGCCTGCGCAAGCTGCTGGCGTACGCGGAGGCCTCCCCGGGCGCGGAGATCCCGGCGCGGGTGGTGGGCGTGAACCCGGTGGCCAAGCTCCTGTCGGTGCGGATCAGCAGCGGGGAGAAGGACGGGGTGTTCCGGGGCATGTCGGTGGTGACGCCGGACGGCATCGTCGGGCAGGTCATCCGCTCCACGGGCGGGTACGCGGACGTGGCGCTGGTGACGGATCCGCAGAGCCGGGTGGCGGTGCGGGTGCAGCGCTCGCGGGCGCGCGGCACCGCGGCGGGCGCGGGCAACGGCCCCCTGAACCTGGAGAACATGCTGCGCACGGAGGACGTGGAGGACGGCGACCTCATCATCACCTCCGGCACGGACGGCATCTATCCGCCGGGGCTGGTCGTGGGGCGGGTGACGCAGCTGGAGAAGAAGGAGCACGGCATGTTCCAGGGCGCGGACATCCAGCCGGCGGTGGACACCAGCCGGTTGGAGGAGGTGCTCGTCGTGGGCAGCCCCTACAGTGCGATGGCCTCCGGCGGGGCCTCGGCGGAAGGCGCGCAGAAATGA
- the hemA gene encoding glutamyl-tRNA reductase: MEFICIGVSHRTAPLGVRERLALPEAQQTDVLRRLAQAPVEALWVSTCNRVEVYLVAPSAEQARERARETLRTLGGAEALEHLYEHQGEAALVHLFRVASSLDSMVLGEAQILGQVKDAFERGQGAGAVRGELTRACAAAFGCAKRVRTETAVGRAATSMASAAVQLASKVFDGLKDKTVLVVGAGEMGELAARHLKNAGAGKLIVTNRTLARAEALVAEVGGVARPFEELFALLASADVVVTSTASPVPLFTRDNVGALGKARKGRPLFMVDLAVPRDIDPAVGTLDWVHAYDVDDIQKFVADNTAARAEEAHKAGGLVAQEVARFARERALRDGMPVLARLRQRAEAIARAEVERTLQGLGDGLTDKQRKSIEAMGRAIVNKLLHEPTARLRAVGPQGEGNRLAGAAAELFGLTEAEAAAIAPELESVPSTNELNNAVAHGSRR; this comes from the coding sequence ATGGAATTCATCTGTATCGGCGTGTCCCACCGCACCGCGCCCCTGGGCGTCCGGGAGCGGCTGGCATTGCCCGAAGCCCAGCAGACGGACGTGTTGCGTCGGCTGGCGCAGGCGCCCGTGGAGGCGCTCTGGGTGTCCACCTGCAACCGCGTGGAGGTCTACCTGGTGGCCCCCAGCGCGGAGCAGGCGCGGGAGCGCGCGCGGGAGACGCTGCGCACGCTGGGCGGGGCGGAGGCGCTGGAGCACCTGTACGAACACCAGGGCGAGGCGGCGCTCGTGCACCTCTTCCGGGTGGCCTCCAGCCTGGACTCCATGGTGCTGGGCGAGGCGCAGATCCTGGGCCAGGTGAAGGACGCCTTCGAGCGCGGCCAGGGCGCGGGCGCGGTGCGCGGCGAGCTGACGCGCGCGTGCGCGGCGGCGTTCGGCTGCGCCAAGCGCGTTCGCACGGAGACGGCGGTGGGGAGGGCGGCCACGTCCATGGCGTCCGCGGCGGTGCAGCTGGCGAGCAAGGTCTTCGACGGGCTCAAGGACAAGACGGTGCTGGTGGTGGGCGCGGGGGAGATGGGCGAGCTGGCGGCGCGGCACCTGAAGAACGCGGGCGCCGGGAAGCTCATCGTGACCAACCGCACGCTGGCCCGCGCGGAGGCGCTGGTGGCGGAGGTGGGGGGCGTCGCGCGGCCCTTCGAGGAGCTCTTCGCGCTGCTGGCGTCCGCGGACGTGGTGGTGACGAGCACCGCGTCGCCCGTGCCGCTCTTCACGCGCGACAACGTGGGGGCGCTGGGCAAGGCGCGCAAGGGACGGCCGCTGTTCATGGTGGACCTCGCGGTGCCGCGCGACATCGACCCGGCGGTGGGCACCCTGGACTGGGTGCACGCGTACGACGTGGACGACATCCAGAAGTTCGTCGCGGACAACACCGCCGCGCGCGCGGAAGAGGCGCACAAGGCGGGCGGGCTGGTGGCGCAGGAGGTGGCGCGCTTCGCCCGCGAGCGCGCGCTGCGCGACGGCATGCCCGTGCTGGCCCGCCTGCGCCAGCGCGCGGAGGCCATCGCCCGCGCGGAGGTGGAGCGCACGCTGCAGGGCCTGGGTGACGGGCTCACCGACAAGCAACGCAAGAGCATCGAAGCCATGGGACGCGCCATCGTGAACAAGCTGCTGCATGAGCCCACCGCGCGCCTGCGCGCCGTGGGCCCCCAGGGCGAGGGCAACCGCCTGGCCGGCGCCGCCGCGGAGCTGTTCGGCCTCACCGAAGCGGAGGCCGCCGCCATCGCTCCGGAGCTGGAGTCCGTGCCCTCGACGAATGAGCTGAACAACGCGGTGGCCCATGGGAGCCGACGATGA
- the rodA gene encoding rod shape-determining protein RodA produces MMPHVPWGLIVCVLGVCALGIWNLASASRPPMAPVWTSQALYLAVGLGAVLMVCLVDYRWIQRMAFPVYVLNILALLALRLVGHTAKGAESWFVIGPFRLQPAEFMKIGVVLMLAKVYHDDFQPNQPSYGLVRLWKPVLVVMVPFLLVLVQPDLGTALMIFLSAGTVILFGKVRWQLAGVLVAGVLVGGLIIWNDYVREMPEPRSTVVRHFLKKHQSQRISGWLDPEADLRGSGYHAAQSKIAVGSGGLTGKGWREGTQTGLRFLPEQHTDFIFSVWAEEHGFFSCLLLLLLYGGIFILGLGVGFNARDRFGAFVAVGVVATLFWQVFENIGMVIGLLPVTGITLPLMSYGGSSMLSVMLCIGLLVNISMRRHMF; encoded by the coding sequence ATGATGCCCCACGTGCCGTGGGGGCTCATCGTGTGCGTGCTGGGCGTGTGCGCGCTGGGCATCTGGAACCTGGCGTCCGCGTCCCGGCCCCCCATGGCGCCGGTGTGGACCAGCCAGGCGCTCTACCTGGCCGTGGGCCTGGGCGCGGTGCTGATGGTCTGCCTGGTGGACTACCGGTGGATCCAGCGGATGGCCTTCCCCGTCTACGTGCTCAACATCCTGGCGCTGCTGGCCTTGCGGCTGGTGGGGCACACGGCGAAGGGCGCGGAGAGCTGGTTCGTCATTGGCCCGTTCCGCCTGCAGCCCGCGGAGTTCATGAAGATTGGCGTCGTCCTGATGCTCGCCAAGGTCTACCACGACGACTTCCAGCCCAACCAACCGTCCTATGGGCTGGTCCGGCTGTGGAAGCCGGTGCTGGTGGTGATGGTGCCCTTCCTCCTGGTGCTGGTGCAGCCGGACCTGGGCACCGCGCTGATGATCTTCCTGTCCGCCGGCACCGTCATCCTCTTCGGCAAGGTGCGCTGGCAGCTGGCCGGGGTGCTGGTGGCCGGGGTGCTGGTGGGCGGTCTCATCATCTGGAACGACTACGTGCGGGAGATGCCCGAGCCGCGCTCCACCGTCGTGCGCCACTTCCTCAAGAAGCACCAGAGCCAGCGCATCTCTGGATGGTTGGACCCCGAAGCGGATCTCCGCGGCAGCGGCTACCACGCCGCCCAGTCGAAGATCGCCGTGGGCAGCGGAGGGCTCACCGGCAAGGGCTGGCGTGAGGGAACCCAGACAGGTCTGCGCTTCCTGCCGGAACAGCACACGGACTTCATCTTTTCCGTGTGGGCCGAGGAGCACGGCTTCTTCTCCTGTCTCCTATTGCTCCTGCTCTACGGTGGCATCTTCATTCTCGGACTGGGCGTGGGCTTCAACGCGCGAGACCGTTTTGGAGCGTTCGTCGCGGTGGGGGTGGTGGCCACACTTTTCTGGCAGGTGTTCGAAAACATCGGCATGGTCATTGGCCTGTTGCCAGTGACGGGCATCACGCTGCCCCTCATGAGCTATGGCGGCTCCTCGATGCTGTCGGTGATGTTGTGCATCGGGCTGCTGGTGAACATCAGCATGCGCCGTCACATGTTCTGA
- a CDS encoding PilZ domain-containing protein, with amino-acid sequence MVVQRKGATGVKAGTGVRGPEGVEAPRPFVPPVGVPRAAPLPGVAPRIEMNQGEPEHRHFPRAQLATHFDLWVDDGAGGRRFSANLMSINVSVSGAFLASTFFLPMGTVVRTRFALEEGAAPVEARAEIVREERGPEEEGRSGFALRFLDFSGQTEVALARLFLGMRLRAFTEDYLKSQRARSLPNELERVIDVMAAWELLKATTPGDPWRGE; translated from the coding sequence ATGGTGGTTCAGAGGAAGGGCGCGACTGGGGTGAAGGCCGGCACGGGCGTTCGTGGGCCGGAGGGCGTGGAGGCCCCCCGCCCGTTCGTGCCTCCGGTGGGCGTCCCGCGCGCCGCGCCGTTGCCGGGCGTGGCCCCGCGCATTGAGATGAATCAGGGGGAGCCGGAGCACCGGCACTTCCCGCGCGCGCAGCTGGCCACGCACTTCGACCTCTGGGTGGATGATGGGGCAGGGGGCCGGCGCTTCTCCGCCAACCTGATGTCCATCAACGTGAGCGTCAGCGGCGCGTTCCTGGCGAGCACCTTCTTCCTGCCCATGGGCACGGTGGTGCGCACGCGCTTCGCGCTGGAGGAAGGGGCGGCCCCCGTGGAGGCTCGCGCGGAGATCGTCCGCGAGGAGCGCGGCCCGGAGGAGGAGGGCCGCAGCGGGTTCGCCCTGCGCTTCCTGGACTTCTCCGGACAGACGGAGGTGGCGCTCGCCCGGCTCTTCCTGGGCATGCGTCTGCGTGCTTTCACGGAGGACTATCTCAAATCCCAGCGCGCCCGCTCCCTGCCCAATGAGCTGGAGCGGGTCATCGACGTGATGGCGGCCTGGGAGCTGCTCAAGGCCACCACGCCCGGAGACCCCTGGCGCGGCGAGTAG
- the trxA gene encoding thioredoxin, producing MAGDVINIGDSDFEQQVLASQEPVLVDFWATWCAPCRAIAPSVEALSTQYKGQVRFAKLNIDDNQDTPQKYGIRSIPTLLLFKGGKVVEQIVGAVPKSRIEDAVKKAL from the coding sequence ATGGCTGGCGACGTGATCAACATCGGAGATTCGGATTTCGAGCAGCAGGTGCTGGCCTCGCAGGAGCCCGTGCTCGTGGACTTCTGGGCCACCTGGTGCGCCCCCTGCCGGGCCATCGCCCCCTCCGTCGAGGCGCTGTCCACGCAGTACAAGGGCCAGGTGCGCTTCGCGAAGCTCAACATCGACGACAACCAGGACACGCCCCAGAAGTACGGCATCCGCTCCATCCCCACCCTGCTGCTCTTCAAGGGCGGCAAGGTCGTGGAGCAGATCGTCGGGGCCGTGCCGAAGTCGCGCATCGAAGACGCGGTCAAGAAGGCGCTCTAG
- the mrdA gene encoding penicillin-binding protein 2 has translation MTPPTIGNTTPGRDLKRRFLWLGLAMSLGMVALAIQLYRLQLIRHEEYAAKSVANFVKEVRLRADRGVIKDARGTILVDSRPSFDAFVTPAFCTDCFDQVIPRLGELLQWDPEQRKKIEDLVRASRRNAPFQPVPVRVDLTRDEYDRLNARRDILDGVEVVPVPHRNYRADTVLSHVLGYMNEITMEELERLNGDGAKYALGDYIGRRGLERYFESKLRGQDGVRKEVVNARGQTIEELNDKLGENAVIPPTAGSNLVLSLDMRLQEEAERAFPGVTGAVVAIDVNTGFIKALVSRPGFDPNLLTGRVTPAQMSTLARDPLHPMINRVAAEHYSPGSTFKVITQLAAFKSGLFRPETVVNCSGGYRLGARVWRCHKDSGHGPLDGRGAMKASCDSWFYKVADTIGLDPIAEMGKSLGLGRPTGISVVAEVPGIMPSSAYHDKASPGGYTKGMALNSAIGQGDDNATPLQMALVYAAVANGGTLYKPQLVQRLENLDGQVMEEFKPEVVSKVEINPAHLKAIVEGLEAVAQEPGGTAYRAKLKSGLPPDMLVAAKTGTAQVARIGTVRLKTNQMSYFERDHAWFAGFAPADKPELAVVVLNEHGGHGGVDAAPTALAVMKKYFELKAQDATSPPPRANQPYTPSLPPEPSLDQAALTRAVVPPPKVNLPGEPIQPPSETGDDSATAD, from the coding sequence TTGACGCCTCCGACCATTGGCAACACCACCCCGGGCCGGGACCTCAAGCGCCGCTTCCTGTGGCTGGGCCTGGCCATGTCGCTGGGCATGGTGGCGCTGGCCATCCAGCTGTACCGGCTCCAGCTCATCCGCCACGAGGAGTACGCCGCCAAGAGCGTGGCGAACTTCGTGAAGGAGGTGCGCCTGCGCGCGGACCGGGGCGTCATCAAGGACGCGCGCGGCACCATCCTGGTGGACAGCCGCCCCTCCTTCGACGCCTTCGTCACGCCCGCCTTCTGCACGGACTGCTTCGATCAGGTGATTCCCCGCCTGGGGGAGCTGCTCCAGTGGGACCCCGAGCAGCGCAAGAAGATTGAGGACCTGGTGCGCGCCAGCCGCCGCAACGCGCCCTTCCAGCCGGTCCCGGTGCGCGTGGACCTGACCCGCGACGAGTACGACCGGCTCAACGCCCGGCGCGACATCCTGGACGGCGTGGAGGTGGTGCCCGTGCCGCACCGCAACTACCGCGCGGACACGGTGCTGTCGCACGTGCTGGGCTACATGAATGAAATCACCATGGAGGAGCTGGAGCGCCTCAATGGGGACGGCGCGAAGTACGCGCTGGGCGACTACATCGGCCGGCGCGGCCTGGAGCGCTACTTCGAATCCAAGCTGCGCGGCCAGGACGGCGTGCGCAAGGAAGTGGTGAACGCGCGCGGCCAGACGATTGAAGAACTCAACGACAAGCTGGGGGAGAACGCGGTCATTCCTCCCACGGCTGGCAGCAACCTGGTGCTCTCCCTCGACATGCGCTTGCAGGAGGAGGCGGAGCGCGCGTTCCCGGGCGTCACGGGCGCGGTGGTGGCCATCGACGTGAACACCGGCTTCATCAAGGCGCTGGTGTCCCGGCCCGGCTTCGACCCCAACCTGCTCACCGGCCGTGTGACGCCCGCGCAGATGTCCACGCTGGCCCGGGACCCCCTCCACCCGATGATCAACCGCGTGGCGGCCGAGCACTACAGCCCCGGCTCCACCTTCAAGGTCATCACCCAGCTGGCTGCCTTCAAGTCCGGCCTGTTCCGCCCGGAGACGGTGGTGAACTGCTCCGGCGGCTACCGGCTGGGCGCGCGTGTCTGGCGTTGCCACAAGGACAGCGGCCACGGTCCCCTGGACGGCCGGGGCGCGATGAAGGCGTCGTGTGATTCGTGGTTCTACAAGGTGGCGGACACCATCGGCCTGGACCCCATCGCGGAGATGGGCAAGTCGCTGGGCCTGGGCCGCCCCACCGGCATCTCGGTGGTGGCGGAGGTGCCGGGCATCATGCCGTCCAGCGCGTACCACGACAAAGCCTCTCCTGGCGGATACACCAAGGGCATGGCGCTCAACAGCGCCATCGGGCAGGGCGACGACAACGCGACGCCCCTGCAGATGGCGCTGGTGTACGCGGCCGTCGCCAACGGCGGGACGCTCTACAAGCCGCAGCTGGTGCAGCGGCTGGAGAACCTGGATGGGCAGGTGATGGAGGAGTTCAAGCCGGAGGTGGTGTCCAAGGTGGAGATCAACCCCGCGCACCTGAAGGCCATCGTGGAGGGGCTGGAGGCGGTCGCGCAGGAGCCCGGCGGCACCGCGTACCGCGCCAAGCTCAAGTCGGGCCTGCCCCCGGACATGCTGGTGGCGGCGAAGACGGGCACCGCGCAGGTGGCGCGCATCGGCACGGTGCGGCTGAAGACGAACCAGATGAGCTACTTCGAGCGCGACCATGCGTGGTTCGCCGGGTTCGCGCCCGCGGACAAGCCGGAGCTGGCGGTGGTGGTGCTCAACGAGCACGGCGGCCACGGCGGCGTGGACGCGGCCCCCACGGCGCTGGCGGTGATGAAGAAGTACTTCGAGCTGAAGGCGCAGGACGCCACGTCCCCGCCGCCCCGCGCCAACCAGCCCTACACCCCGTCACTGCCGCCCGAGCCCAGCCTGGACCAGGCCGCGCTCACGCGCGCCGTGGTGCCTCCGCCCAAGGTGAACCTGCCGGGCGAACCCATCCAGCCGCCCTCGGAAACCGGAGACGACAGTGCAACTGCGGATTGA
- the hemC gene encoding hydroxymethylbilane synthase, which produces MKAVRIATRQSPLALWQARHVASLLTQHNPGLEVSLVEMTTEGDRFLSAPLSAVGGKGLFVKEIEQALLDGRADVAVHSLKDMTSVFPEGLILAAVPTREDPRDAFCSPDGHTLELLPPGAKVGTSSLRRSCILRARRPDLEIVSLRGNVQTRLQRTRELKLAGAMLAAAGLKRLGLDHHITQVVPVADSLPAVGQGVLAIQCREADAEVRALLAPLEDLTTRGAVRAERAFLAKLEGGCTVPLAGHATVVEGQVHLRGLVGRPDGSRVVRGEVKGPVPEAERLGEALADELLSRGAGDILRDFGRRDGASRA; this is translated from the coding sequence ATGAAGGCCGTGAGGATCGCGACGCGGCAGAGCCCCCTGGCGCTCTGGCAGGCGCGTCACGTGGCGTCGCTGCTCACCCAGCACAACCCCGGGCTGGAGGTGTCGCTGGTGGAGATGACCACCGAGGGCGACCGCTTCCTGTCCGCGCCGCTGTCCGCGGTGGGCGGCAAGGGGCTGTTCGTGAAGGAGATTGAGCAGGCCCTGCTGGATGGCCGCGCGGACGTGGCGGTGCACAGCCTCAAGGACATGACGTCGGTGTTCCCGGAGGGGTTGATCCTCGCGGCGGTGCCGACGCGCGAGGACCCCCGCGACGCGTTCTGCAGCCCGGACGGCCACACGCTGGAGCTGCTCCCGCCAGGCGCGAAGGTGGGCACGTCCTCGCTGCGCCGCAGCTGCATCCTGCGCGCGCGCCGCCCGGACCTGGAGATCGTCTCCCTGCGCGGCAACGTGCAGACGCGCCTCCAGCGGACGCGGGAGCTGAAGCTCGCCGGGGCGATGCTCGCCGCGGCGGGCCTCAAGCGCCTGGGCCTGGACCACCACATCACCCAGGTGGTGCCGGTGGCGGACAGCCTGCCGGCGGTGGGGCAGGGCGTGCTGGCCATCCAGTGCCGGGAGGCGGACGCGGAGGTGCGCGCGCTGCTCGCACCGCTGGAGGACCTCACCACGCGCGGCGCCGTGCGCGCCGAGCGCGCCTTCCTGGCGAAGCTGGAGGGCGGCTGCACCGTGCCCCTGGCCGGCCATGCCACGGTGGTGGAGGGACAGGTGCACCTGCGCGGATTGGTGGGGCGGCCTGACGGTTCACGCGTCGTGCGGGGCGAGGTGAAGGGCCCCGTCCCGGAGGCGGAGCGGCTGGGCGAGGCGCTCGCGGACGAGCTGCTGTCTCGCGGGGCCGGGGACATCCTGCGCGATTTCGGCCGCCGCGACGGCGCGTCCCGCGCCTAG
- a CDS encoding cytochrome C assembly family protein — protein sequence MSHTLVSLACHAYGLAALVYLAFLVRQSQVLAVSGRVLVGTGLLMHCVALIEMLGAQGGRLVGPAQGMSTFAFLLLALFLALDVRYRKPVIGAFLTPLAVAVLLVGMLLHGGSAPLPDAMRQPLLPVHVTIALLGMTAFGVAAGVGVMYLLMERQVKTKHFGLLFSRLPSLEFLDTLNRRLVVWGFIALSLTLATGALFTTTARGLTWALEAKHVATFVAWGVFAALVNARIFAGWRGRRVALLTMAGFCLVLVSFLSSYDLSAAGPGMP from the coding sequence ATGAGCCATACGCTCGTCTCGCTCGCCTGCCACGCCTACGGGTTGGCCGCGCTCGTCTACCTCGCCTTCCTGGTCCGCCAATCCCAGGTGCTCGCCGTCTCCGGCCGCGTGCTGGTGGGGACCGGCCTGCTGATGCACTGCGTGGCCCTCATCGAGATGCTGGGCGCGCAGGGGGGCCGGCTGGTGGGGCCCGCGCAGGGCATGTCCACCTTCGCCTTCCTGCTGCTGGCGCTCTTCCTGGCCCTGGATGTGCGCTACCGCAAGCCGGTCATCGGCGCGTTCCTCACGCCGCTGGCGGTGGCGGTGCTGCTCGTGGGCATGCTGCTGCACGGAGGGTCCGCGCCGCTGCCGGACGCCATGCGCCAGCCGCTGCTGCCGGTGCATGTCACCATCGCGCTCCTGGGCATGACGGCGTTCGGGGTGGCCGCCGGGGTGGGCGTCATGTACCTGCTGATGGAGCGGCAGGTGAAGACGAAGCACTTCGGGCTGCTCTTCTCGCGGCTGCCTTCGCTGGAGTTTTTGGACACGCTCAACCGGCGGTTGGTGGTGTGGGGCTTCATCGCGCTGTCGCTCACGCTGGCCACCGGGGCGCTGTTCACCACGACAGCGCGTGGCCTGACGTGGGCGCTGGAGGCCAAGCACGTGGCCACGTTCGTCGCGTGGGGCGTCTTCGCCGCGCTCGTCAACGCCCGCATCTTCGCCGGCTGGCGCGGCCGGCGCGTGGCGCTGCTCACCATGGCCGGCTTCTGCCTGGTGTTGGTCTCCTTCCTGTCGTCCTACGACCTGTCCGCCGCTGGCCCGGGGATGCCGTAG
- a CDS encoding uroporphyrinogen-III synthase: MDRRLDGIRVLVTRPRERAEELCFLLEDEGADVLSLPLLELRPPEDPRPLASAAEHVQRYHWVVFASPSAVEAFLEALRLAGTLDRLSRVKLAAVGPRTARALEGYGLKVEAEPNEGTGAALFIALRDVLGPDDDVLLPSAEEGRRELEDGLRDLGVRVTRVTAYRSTPVTLEPGELSQLSEAPPQVVLFASPRTAEAFVEGVGREPLASAKAVAIGPTTATALTQLGIPVAAVAERPTPEALVDATVRAVHG, encoded by the coding sequence GTGGACCGGCGACTGGATGGCATCCGAGTATTGGTGACGCGCCCCCGTGAGCGGGCCGAGGAGCTGTGCTTCCTGCTGGAGGACGAGGGCGCGGATGTCCTCAGCCTGCCCTTGCTGGAGCTGCGCCCGCCGGAGGATCCGCGCCCGCTCGCGTCCGCCGCCGAGCACGTGCAGCGCTACCACTGGGTGGTGTTCGCCAGCCCTTCGGCGGTGGAGGCCTTCCTGGAGGCCCTGCGGCTCGCGGGCACGTTGGATCGGCTGTCTCGCGTGAAGCTGGCCGCCGTGGGGCCTCGCACCGCGCGGGCCCTGGAGGGCTACGGCCTGAAGGTGGAGGCCGAACCCAACGAGGGCACGGGCGCGGCCCTGTTCATCGCGCTGCGCGACGTGCTGGGGCCGGACGACGACGTGCTCCTCCCGTCGGCGGAGGAGGGGCGGCGCGAGCTGGAGGACGGCTTGCGCGACCTGGGCGTGCGCGTGACGCGCGTGACGGCCTACCGCTCCACGCCCGTCACCCTCGAGCCCGGGGAGCTGTCCCAGCTCTCCGAGGCGCCGCCGCAGGTGGTGCTCTTCGCCTCGCCGCGCACCGCGGAGGCCTTCGTGGAGGGCGTGGGCCGCGAGCCGCTGGCCTCCGCGAAGGCGGTGGCCATTGGCCCCACCACGGCGACGGCGCTGACCCAGTTGGGCATCCCCGTGGCCGCGGTCGCGGAGCGCCCCACGCCCGAAGCGCTGGTGGATGCCACGGTCCGCGCCGTTCACGGGTAG
- a CDS encoding MYXO-CTERM sorting domain-containing protein translates to MNRGLQRSVFLLGLLALAATAHAQSQEDYQFLDQWVLNNSQDPFPYYLDARNSRPADNDLSLVEDAVKKAFQAWQDVDCAWPAFTYKGRSTIVPIPDVNDRLDGFSVAAVFVTDPNSTEFKDVLNAGDSVAEAVPLRHGGYVYQCDIFLNAVSYKFTTLSPTPAGFIDLQTAVMREVGHCLGLGSTYFYTEAVMYFSLDRGIQRRTLTSYDKGALCKHYPQTGAVGSPCDTTACGAGLTCVTTQSTTSGATLKICSKGCPDGTPGFCPAPYQCRASSLVPGSQFACLPEAFGTGTKVGNPCTSASQCGAADSRCLTDADKTTAFPAWKNGYCTESCVANADCPGGSTCATVGSVGKRCLKNCRPGTGDCRQGYTCTTLPDQGGDVCVADCATSNDCGGNYACRSCDHACVQQKTGTRNVGDPCLQDSECGTNQQCLKINGNPQGVCAEPCSVATCTCSPGNTCRPAGTGSDRFCLHDCGAGTCASPLQCVPFSEGTACLAPCRTNQDCPNGLFCGNGGKCYDPYAQTDGGTCALCGDGGTPPPPPVDAGSGDPTNGPGGCGCESTPASAAFLVGLGLLFLATRRRRNG, encoded by the coding sequence ATGAATCGTGGGTTGCAGCGGAGTGTCTTCCTTCTTGGACTGCTGGCGCTGGCCGCGACAGCGCACGCGCAGTCGCAGGAGGACTACCAGTTCCTGGACCAGTGGGTGCTCAACAACAGCCAGGACCCGTTCCCGTACTACCTGGACGCGCGGAACAGCCGGCCCGCGGACAATGATTTGTCCCTGGTCGAAGACGCGGTGAAGAAGGCCTTCCAGGCCTGGCAGGACGTGGACTGCGCCTGGCCCGCCTTCACCTACAAGGGCCGCTCCACCATCGTCCCCATCCCCGACGTGAACGACCGCCTGGACGGCTTCAGCGTCGCGGCGGTCTTCGTCACCGACCCGAACAGCACGGAGTTCAAGGACGTGCTCAACGCGGGCGACAGCGTGGCGGAGGCCGTGCCCCTGCGTCACGGCGGCTACGTCTACCAGTGCGACATCTTCCTCAACGCCGTGAGCTACAAGTTCACCACGCTCAGCCCCACGCCGGCGGGCTTCATCGACCTGCAGACGGCGGTGATGCGCGAGGTGGGCCACTGCCTGGGCCTGGGCAGCACGTACTTCTACACGGAAGCGGTGATGTACTTCTCGCTGGACCGTGGCATCCAGCGGCGCACCCTGACGTCCTATGACAAGGGCGCCCTCTGCAAGCACTACCCCCAGACGGGCGCGGTGGGCTCGCCGTGTGACACCACCGCGTGCGGCGCGGGGCTCACCTGCGTCACCACCCAGTCCACGACCAGCGGCGCCACGCTGAAGATCTGCTCCAAGGGCTGCCCGGACGGGACGCCGGGCTTCTGCCCCGCGCCCTACCAGTGCCGCGCGTCCAGCCTGGTGCCGGGCTCGCAGTTCGCCTGTCTGCCGGAGGCCTTCGGGACGGGGACGAAGGTGGGCAACCCCTGCACCAGCGCCAGCCAGTGCGGCGCGGCGGACTCGCGCTGCCTCACGGACGCGGACAAGACCACGGCCTTCCCGGCGTGGAAGAACGGCTACTGCACCGAGTCCTGCGTGGCCAACGCGGACTGCCCGGGCGGGTCCACCTGCGCGACCGTGGGCTCCGTGGGCAAGCGCTGTCTGAAGAACTGCCGTCCGGGGACGGGCGACTGTCGCCAGGGCTATACGTGCACGACGCTGCCCGACCAGGGCGGGGACGTGTGCGTCGCGGACTGCGCCACCAGCAACGACTGTGGCGGCAACTACGCCTGCCGCTCGTGTGACCACGCCTGCGTCCAGCAGAAGACGGGCACGCGCAACGTCGGCGACCCGTGCCTCCAGGATTCGGAGTGCGGCACCAACCAGCAGTGCCTGAAGATCAATGGCAACCCGCAGGGCGTCTGCGCGGAGCCCTGCTCGGTGGCCACCTGCACGTGCAGCCCTGGCAACACCTGCCGCCCCGCGGGCACCGGGAGCGACCGCTTCTGTCTCCATGACTGCGGCGCTGGCACCTGCGCCTCGCCGCTCCAGTGCGTCCCGTTCTCGGAGGGCACCGCCTGCCTGGCGCCCTGCCGCACCAACCAGGACTGCCCCAATGGCCTGTTCTGCGGCAACGGCGGCAAGTGCTACGACCCCTATGCCCAGACGGATGGTGGCACCTGCGCCCTCTGCGGTGATGGCGGCACGCCGCCTCCGCCTCCCGTGGACGCCGGGTCGGGTGACCCGACGAACGGGCCGGGCGGCTGCGGCTGTGAGAGCACCCCGGCTTCGGCGGCATTCCTCGTGGGACTCGGGCTGTTGTTCCTGGCCACTCGAAGAAGGAGGAACGGTTGA